One segment of Neobacillus endophyticus DNA contains the following:
- a CDS encoding YolD-like family protein: MAIRDRGKMKWVAAYIQPEQAKMHRDFWHDTERIKKPIIDEHEIEEFDLRISYSMEYGHRVKATIWDDGFTYDISGRIHYVDPITHVLRIEVKPGKFECVEFSSVVGIKVIN; the protein is encoded by the coding sequence ATGGCGATACGTGACCGTGGTAAAATGAAATGGGTTGCGGCTTATATCCAACCCGAACAAGCAAAAATGCATCGGGATTTTTGGCATGATACTGAGCGGATAAAGAAGCCTATCATTGATGAACATGAGATTGAGGAGTTTGACTTGCGCATATCTTACTCGATGGAATACGGTCACAGGGTTAAGGCTACGATATGGGATGACGGATTTACTTACGACATTAGTGGACGAATTCATTATGTGGATCCTATTACGCATGTGCTACGCATTGAAGTAAAGCCTGGAAAGTTTGAATGCGTGGAATTCTCTAGTGTGGTCGGAATTAAGGTAATTAATTAG
- a CDS encoding helix-turn-helix domain-containing protein: MEFFGGWLKQKRKEKNLSGRKLAEKIEMSPSYIAQLEVGHIKQPSVSVGRKIMDILDIENPEEVLIRFGILEKKDRLRYLFEMDEVIEKENMIQSIKSDLDHMDLEQLNSLYISMNKYRDILMNIGVLEKSNQNSNKNNPVNAIREFVEFLITKYKKEA, translated from the coding sequence ATGGAATTTTTCGGTGGCTGGTTGAAGCAAAAAAGAAAAGAAAAAAACTTATCAGGGCGTAAATTGGCTGAAAAAATTGAAATGAGCCCTAGTTATATTGCACAACTTGAAGTCGGGCATATAAAGCAACCCAGTGTGTCTGTAGGGAGAAAAATAATGGATATTCTTGATATTGAAAATCCAGAGGAAGTTCTCATTCGGTTTGGAATTTTAGAAAAGAAAGACCGGTTAAGATATTTATTCGAAATGGATGAGGTTATTGAAAAGGAGAATATGATTCAGTCAATTAAAAGTGATTTAGACCATATGGATTTGGAACAATTAAATTCTTTATATATCTCTATGAACAAATATCGTGATATTTTGATGAACATTGGGGTACTTGAAAAATCTAACCAAAATTCAAACAAAAATAACCCGGTAAACGCTATCCGGGAATTTGTTGAGTTTTTAATAACAAAGTATAAAAAAGAAGCATAG